GACGCCTTCTTCACGTTTTTGTAATTATCCAATGGTTCACCCATTCCCATAAATACCAGGTTGGTGATCTCTTCTGAGCCGGGTACCGAGTAGACCTGGTTCAGTATTTCCGTAGCAGTGAGGTTGTCATGGAATCCCTGTTTACCCGTCATGCAGAAGTCGCAGTTCATCCTGCATCCCACCTGTGAGGAGACGCAGATGGTGAGGCGGTCCTCTTCGGGGATAGTCACTGTCTCGATAAATTTCCCGCTGTATGTCCTGAACAGCATCTTCCGTGTGCCGTCTACTGATGTCTGTATATCTAACGGTTCTGACCTTCCTATATCGAATTTCTCCGAGAGAAGTTGCCGGTTTTTTAATGAAATGTTGGTCATCTCATCGATGCGCTTCACCCGTTTCACATAGATCCAGTCGGCAATCTGCTTGCCGGTGAATTTGGGCAATCCCAGTTCAGTAACGCTTTCGGTAATTTCGGTAAGCGTCATCCCCAGAAGATATTGTTTTTGATCCATTTGCTGCAATTATAATTAGAGTGCAAAGATAGCACCAACCGACCGTTTTTCTTCTATCATAGTAATATAAAATGAATCTGTTTCATCTTCGGATTTGAAAAATCCTTATCTTTGCCATGAAACAAAATCATGTAAAAAGACAATGAAACGGACTATATTCTCACTTTTTTTCTTTTCAGCAATGACGATAACCCTTATGGCACAACATAATCCGGTACTGTTATTTCCCGACGGAGCACCGGGCGAATCCCGGAAGATGAAACAGGTAGATGACCTGGGTGGCAACAAGGTCGCCGGATGCCCTGTACTCCGTATCAGTAATGTGAGTGAACCGACGCTCACCTTTTATCCTGCACCTGCCGGCAATAATACCGGTGCCACTATCATTGTGAATCCGGGGGGCGGTTACAATATCCTGGCATATAACCTCGAAGGGTCTGAGATTTGTAAACGTTTCAACAGTTTCGGCGTCAACTGTGTATTGGTGAAATACCGTGTGCCGCGTCGTGAAGGATTGGAAAAGCATACAGCGCCATTGCAGGATCTGCAACGTGCCATTGCTTATACACGTTCCCATGCAAATGAATGGAATATCGACCCGGATAGGATCGGAGTGATGGGGTTCTCCGCCGGAGCACATCTCGCAGCCATGGCCAGTACGGCGTATGGAGAACGTACCTATCCGAAGACCGATGCTTTTGATGAGGCGAACCTTCGTCCCGATTTCTGTATCCTTATCTATCCGGCGTATTTATCGGGAGAGAATTTCTCGATTACTCCCGAACTGAAAGTAAATGCTGGCACACCTCCCACCATCCTTATCCAGACTCAGGACGACAAGAGCTATATCGACAGCAGTTTGTTTTATTATTATGCACTGAAACAGGCAAATGTGCCGGCAGCAATGCATCTGTATCCCTCCGGTGGTCATGGTTATGGATTACGCAATACCGGCCACACGGTCAATGAATGGCCTCACCGCGTCCTTTCCTGGCTGCGGGATATCGGAATGACAGGGAAAGTGAAGAGTGGAAAGTGAAAAACGAAGAATCTGCCCGCCGCAGAGGATGGAAAACCTGCCTGTTATAGGTACGGTCTATCCGCTGGACGGATGAAAATTAAAAGTTTAAAACCTGATCAAAGTATCTATATTTGCAGAATAAAATCACTACTGTCCAAAGAAATTACCCCATAGGTTCAGTTGATTTGAATCGGAATCATTCATAGGACGTTTAGGTTTAATAAACAGTTCGCCTAAAGGCTTCCTCTCAAAGAGTACTTTGCCGACGACTGACGATAAAATATAAAGTTCCTGATCAATATGAAACATCTTTCTGGCAATGGCAAGCAGCAGGTAATCGCAGATGGCAATCCATATCTGCGAGTATACCGTATTCTGGCTGGTTCCGTAGAACGCCTTGATGTTCAGATGTTGTTTGATCCATTTGAAGAAACACTCCACTTGCCAACGTTCCCTATAAAGTTCAGCAATGGTCAGGTAAGAATGTGTGAAGTCATTGGTCAGGAACCGATAGACATTTCCCGTGGCATAATCCTCATACACAACCATACGGAGTGTATCCGGATACCATCGGGAGGTTTTCAGTCCCGTAAGCCTGATAGTGGAATCGCTAACAACTCCAGTGCTTTTATCAACCGGATGCTCTTCTATCACCTCATACTTCATGTTGTCCTTGGCCCTGGTGACGAAGAAAGCCCGCTGGCGATCAAAGTGGAGGAACAACTGCTTGAAATCCACATATCCATTGTCCATGAGGTAATAATTACCAGGCTCCACGGGCACCAGGCTCATGGCTTTGGAGTCATGGACTGCAGCCTCCGTCAGATAAACAAATGTGGGAATCGATCCTCTCAAATCCAGCAGGGTATGCATTTTTACACCACCTTTATCATGATGAAGCCTTGCCCATGGACAGAGTTGCAGGCAAAGTTTCATAGTACTGCTGTCGAAAGCATAGACGATTCCGTCCACGTCGAGTCTGGAAGGCTCTTTGCGGTACAGGTGTCTCGCTTGTGCAATCAGTATCTGACCGAAGTCGTGATAGATCCGCCAATCCTTGGTTCCATTAATATGTGCCAAAGTCGAGCGTTGGATATATTTGATTCCGGAAGTGTACAACTTGGAGGACAGGGCAACCAGCGTTGCATCAATGCTGCGCAGGCTATCCTGACCGGTGAACTGGGCAAAACTCATCACCATGAACTGGTCTCTGCATTTGAACTCGATGGCATGTCGGTTGCCATTGTATCTCTTTACGCATTTATCAAACTCATATCTCGGTATGAGCGACATTATCTGAGCGAATACGGTCTTTCCCTGATTCATGATTTCTATCTCTTGCAATACTATTTGCAAAAGTATAAAATCAAATCCCGGAAAATATTTATTCGTGTAATGCATTAATATAAACTAATTTAAATCATGTCTGAGAAAATTTCTTTGGACACCAGTGATTCATTTTATACCCATATTCCCGGGCTAATGAATCGTAATCGTAATAAAAAGGGGCGCATATATCAATGATTTCTTCACTTTGTGCAAAAGAGCCGGGCATATTCACTATAAGAAATTCGGCTGCTTTTAGTTTTTGCGGATCATTCTTAAAATGTTCGAGTGCCTTCTCTAATTCAGTTTTATTTTTGCCGGCCAATCTGAGAACCTTTTCCAGTTTAGTATCATTCACTTCGTGACAAGATATTAACATACATGTATGTACAAACATTACACTGGTAATTAACTTTATGATTATTGTGATAAGTCCTGTCAGTTTCATGGATTACTATTGTTTTTTGTTTATGTCTCCACATTCATTAATGCCAAATCCGAAAATCCGGAATCACTTTTCGTCCTTCTACTCACTCGGTAGCCTGTGGCTACCAGAAGTGCGAGGCAAATATGCCCGATGAAAACTTCTTTCTATAGGCTGATTGATCTAAATTACCACCAAACCTGTTCTTCGTTTTCATACGTGAATATCCTTTCTTCCTGTCCTCGTGTATGATTTTTAAGTAAGAACAATGCGTTCGTCGGGCAATTATGGTAAATTAAAGAGTCATTCGTGGCTATCTGTTCTCCCAAAGATTTCCAACCTTTATTGTTCCAGAAAACTAACTCATATCTGTGTCCAATCTCAATGCAATTTCCATCATTTCTGGGTATAAATCTGATCATATCTATTTCTTTGGGTTCTGGAAATTCTAATCCAATCCAGGAGCCACTGGAAGTATGTCCGTCGAATGCAGTTAAAATATCCTTGTCAAATGCCTTTTCCTTTACATTTCCAAGATCTTTATAACTCCCTTCCGATCCTATTACTTTTCCTTCCACTTCCAATCCGTTTTTATCATAAAACATAATTTCGCTGATGGTTGAAAAACTTTCGTCCGTTCCTATGTATCGTACGTATTTAGTCTCTCCTTAATAAATCACTTTTATCAGGTCGCAAGTTGTAATCTCTGCTTGAAAAATATTCTGAGAACAAAATCCAAAAACTCTCTTACGAGTTTTTCCATCATTTTCTTCAAGTTCCAAGCCGTTGCAGCCATAAAAGCATTGATTTGTATGCCTTTTTCGCCCCACAAGTAGTTTTGTTCCATACGAAAGTCTTTTTTCAGATGTCCGATAATGGGTTCGATGGCTGCTCTGGCTCTACATTTGTTGCGTTTGCACCGTTTTTGATAAACCGTATCCGATGCTTTGGGTTTGTCGGGGGTAATGATGGTTACTCCCTTAATCTGCTTTCTGCCTTTCCCGCCACGATCGTATGCCAGCTCTTGGGGTAGTTTCAGCTTGTTCTGCTGCATTTGTTCCAATAAAGGATCGATGGTGTCTCCGTCATAAGGCGTATCCAAAAAAGCTTTTATCGCCGTGATAACTTTTCGACCTCTTTTTCCCGTAGTTATCAGTCCGACCTTATTGCCGAACTCATATTGTTTGTGCGTTTTGCCCTTGGGGATACAGCGTGTAAAAGGCTTGTGAAGGCTGTAAATCTTGTCTTTGTCATCTTTCTGTTGATTGATAACACGCTTGTAAAGCGACAGCTCTTTCCGGTAAAGCGCTTTTTGCTCATCGCTCATTTTGCGTTCAAGTTCTCGCAACAAGGCCCCTGCTATGGTTTTCAACCGTCGCTTTGCTTTTCCGGCTTTTTTTGCCCGCTTGGGATGCTTGCCGTTGTAAGTGTCGCGAACCAACTGCTTGCTCTCCCGTGTATAACGCTGACGCTGCTTAATACCCGATTCTTCGGCTATTTTATTGCATTTGTCGATAACCTTTTTACACAATTTGGCATCGGTGGGAAAAGTGGTGTTGTTTTCCTGGACTGTGGTGTCCGAAAGAACAAACTTGGATTGCCTGGGTACTTCTTTTCCGTGAAGATGCACGCTGTAGGCGAATATTTTGCCTATGCCTTCTTTTCCCACACGATTACGGAAGTGAACAAAATCACTCGGATCGAAAGGAAACTTGTGTTCGAAAAATTCTCCGCCACAAAAATACTGGAAGTAAACGTCTCGAACCCAAAACTCGGGTATACGTTCATCGCCGAGATTGTACAGATGCTTCAGCATCAAACAACCCACCATCAGACGAATGGGAACGCTTGGAGCCCCTTTTTCTGAATACAGCGGGGAAAACTCGTTTTCGAAGTATTCCCAATCTATTTTGTCTGCAAGCAAAACAAGTTCGTGCTTGCTGTCGATAAAGTCTTTCAGCATAGGACGGAATAAATCGCGCTGTCCTTTTTCCGGTAATTTTCCTATCATAATTTGCAGGGTTTCATACCGTAAAGATACAAAAAACGGCAAAAACACACAAGAAATACTAACGTTATTTTGCTGCTCATCAGATAATTATGCCTATTTTAAGGATCGACTAAATAAAAACAGATTGTTCCAACAGAAGTAATAATTATCAAATTTGGTTTCAAAGGATATAAAAATCCCAATTATTTATTTAAAATAATCGGGATTTTTTAGTTGAAAAAGGATCCAATAAATTTTTTTATTCTGTTATATTATTCTTTAAGATAGGTTTGCTACTATTTTCTGCATCTCACCTCCGTCCGGAAGATCTGCCGGATCTGTTGCTTTCACTGCTGCTCCTTGTTGATGAAGTGCTTGTAGCACTGCTGTTTCTACTTGACGAACTGGAGCTGGATCTTACCGTAGAACTTTGGTTGTTGCTCCCTGTGGAACTTGAATTCGAGCGTGTCGTAGTAGCGTTTCTATTACCCGAAGAATTTTCTGACCTTACAGTAGTATTGCTATTACTTCTGGTGGAACTTTGCGGTGTAACTGTGGTATTCCGACTGTTGGATGAGTTGCTTCGCGTATTGGTTACCGAACTGCTGTTGTTCCTGCCGGAAGAATTCTCCTGAGATCTAACAGTGGTACTTCTGTCATTGCTGCCGGATGGATTTTGCGATCTGACCGTTGTACCGCTATTGCTTCTGGTGGAACGTTCCGGTGTAACAGTGCTGCTCCGGGTGTTGGGTGAGCTGTTTCTTGTAGAACTCTCCGATGACCTTACTGTAGAGCTACGATTCGTGGATGTTCCGCTCCGTGAAGTTGTTCCTTCGGTGACCCTTGTATTGCTGTTGCTGCTTCTGACGGTTCCGCTGCCAGTGGTAGTATTTCTGTCAGTACTCCTGCCACTTACAGAAGATCTCGTGTTTGTGGTTCTGCCGCTGTTTGCATCGGGGCGATACACACTTACCGAATTACCACTAACTCTTGTTGCCCTGCCGGAACGGTTGTTGTTGCTTTCAAGTCGGCGTACCGTGGCTTTTCTACCTGTTTCACGTTCGTAGTCCCTGGCGCTTGGCCCGCTGTAGTAGCGGTTATCGTTATATATGTAAGTATTGTTGATGATAGTAGTCCTGTTGTAGATAGTAGGGCTGTACCTGTTATAATACCTGTGCATACTGCGATTATACATGTACCGGGAGGGTAGGAAAGTCCAGTAATTGTTGGGTGCATTCACATGGATATGGATATTGATTCCGGGACCCATTGGCGCCCATCCGTAATAACCGCCGCCGCTTCTCCATGTCACCCAGGCAGGTGCCCATTCGTAGCCGGGAACCCATGCCCAACCGTAGAAATCGTCATAATACCATCGCCCGTAATGGAAAGGAGCCCATCCCCATGAGAAACTCGATACCCAAGTATTTCCGTAATCGGTCATCACCCAGTAGCCGTTGGTAGCATACGGATGAAAGTCCCTTCCTACATTGGGTATCCAGATGCGGCCGTAGTTACGGTCGTTGATCCATCGACCGTGGGGTCTCAATTCGTTGTAGAATACGTTGAACGATATACCACCTCCTTGATAGCCGTCATCATAATATCCCTCTTCGTAATAATACTCGTCGTATCCCTGTGAATAGACATAATTCTGAGAGGTTCCGCATGACCATACTGCCAGTGCGATTACCGCGAGGATGAGGGGATGTCTTAAAGCTTTCATATCCGTAGTTATTAAAGGGTGTAACTTCATTTCTTTCTTTAGCAGTATGACATCCTTTTTACGGAATGGTTTAACAATTCAAGATTCAAAATTCAAAATTCAATATTCAAGATTTAACGGGAGTCGTTTTGGCTTCACCGAACATTGTTTCATTCCACAATTTCACAATTTGGCTTACACCGATTGTTAATTGACTACGTCGATTTATAATTCATGATTCAGTGAATTTTCACTACCTTCCCCATTTTTTACTCTTCACTCTTCACTCTTCACTTTTCACTTTCACTACTTAAATACCTGGTCGATGCCGGAGAATCCCATAAACGCCATGGCCATGATACCGGCGGTAATCAGTGCGAGGGGAATCCCTTTCATTGCCTTGGGTACTTTTGTGAGTGCCAGTTGTTCACGAATTCCGGAAAAAATGATCAATGCCAGTGCGAAGCCAATGGATGTGGCAATTGCGTAAATAACCGACTCCAACAGATTGTAATTTTTCTGTGTAACTAGGATGGCAACCCCCAGGATGGCACAGTTAGTAGTGATAAGCGGCAGAAATACGCCCAACGCCTGGTAAAGAGAGGGAGATATTTTTTTAAGGATAATCTCCACCATCTGCACCAATGCTGCGATTACCAGGATAAAGGTAATGGTCTGCAGGTATTCCAGTCCGAATGCTTCGAGAATCCCCTTTTGAAGAAGAAATGTGACGATGGTAGCAATGGTCATTACAAAGGTGACAGCCAATCCCATACCGATGGCAGTATCCACTTTCTTTGATACACCCAGAAACGGGCAGATACCCAGGAACTGGGCCAGTACGACGTTGTTGACAAATATGGCAACAATAATGATTCCTATAATTTCCATAATCATTCAGGGATTAGTTGGATTCTTTCTTTTGAAGCTTATTAAAAATGGCGATCAGGAATCCTAACACGATGAAAGCTCCTGGAGCCAATACAAATATCAATGATCCGAACTGCTCGGGATAGATATTCAGTGAGAAAATTTTTCCGGTACCCAGTAATTCACGTACAGCACCCAACAGGGTGAGTGCGAAAGTAAATCCCAGGCCGATACCAATACCATCGAAGACAGAAGGGAGTACACCGTTCTTTGAAGCAAACGACTCTGCACGTCCCAGTACGATACAGTTCACCACAATCAGCGGGATAAATATTCCCAAACTATCGGCCAATGCCGGTACATAGGCATTCATCAACATCTCAATGATCGTTACGAAAGTGGCGATCACTACGATATAGGCAGGGATACGTACCATATCGGGGATCACGTTTTTCAGCATTGAGATTGCTGCGTTGGAACAGACCAGCACGAACATGGTCGCCAGTCCCATACTCATCCCGTTGATGGCGGAACTGGTGGTTGCCAGGGTAGGGCACATCCCCAGCAGCAACACGAAAATGGGGTTTTCTTTAATAATGCCGTTGATCAGCACTTTCAGGTTGTCATTCATTGTCGTTTCCTCCCTCCTGTGATGTTATATCCTGTTCATCATTGTCATTTGTTTCCCCGGAACCGTTTGTTACGCTGCCTGATTGGGTGGTTCCGGTAGTGTCGCTTTCGGATTGGGTAGCTCCGCTTGTCGCATCCATATTTCCCGAGTAGGCGGCGTAAGCTCTGTTGATCGCTTCGAGAAATGCCCTCGAGGTGATGGTCGATGCGGTAATGGCATCCACATCTCCTCCGTCATTCGAGACGGCCAGGGCTCCTTTTGACAGGTCTCGTCCGATGATCGACTGCGACGGTTTGGCTGCATCCCTGAACCACTCTGACATCTTCGAACCCAGTCCCGGTGTCTCGGCATGTTGCAGTACAGAGTAATTCACGATCCTGTGTTCCATATCGAAACCTACCATGATTTGTATGTTTCCGCTGAACCCATTGTTGGAAAAACTGTTCAGTGCGTATCCTACGATCTCGTCCCCTTTCTTTGCGGGATAAACCAGCAGCGAGTCACCTTGCCCGGCCGGCATCACAAATGCTTCTGCGGTCGGGTCGTTATCGAATTCAGGGACTACTTCGCTGATGGCGTTCTGCAATTTCATCGCTTTGGCGTCTGCGATCGGTTTTGCCGTCATTTTGTTCACCTGTGCCAGTAGTACGGCCACCGTAAGACATATCAGCGACAGCGACAGGAACATATTTTTAAATGTTGATTCTAATTTAGCCATGTTTCACTACCTCCCCGAATCGTTTTGGCATTGTGTAATTGTTGATCAGCGGTGTAAAGGCATTCATCAGCAGGATTGCGAATGAAACCCCTTCCGGATAGGCCCCCCAAAGTCGTATGGCGACGGTGATAAAGCCGATGCCGGCACCGTAAATAAGCATTCCTTTTCTGGTCATCGGCGACGTTACATAGTCGGTCGCCATGAAGACCGCACCCAGCATCAATCCTCCCGAAAAGAGGTGGATCAGGGGGTTGTAGAGCGGGATGGGATTAAAAATATAGATTATCCCGGTAAAAATGGCTACTGTAGCCATAATAGAGACCGGGATATGCCATGTGATGACCTTCTTCCAGAGCAACCAGCCTAAGCCGAGAAGCAGTGCCAGGGCACTCATCTCACCGATGGAGCCGGCTTCGGTACCAAAAAACATCGTTTGTAAAGATGGTAGCAGTTCCGGATTCGACTTTAGATTGCCCAATACGGTCGCCGAAGTGACGGCATCGACTGTACCGGCAATATCGGGTGCCGGCCAGACGGTCATCTGTGCCGGGAACGAAATCAACAGGAATATACGTCCCGCGATGGCGGGGTTAAAGATATTATTACCCAGTCCACCAAAAGAGAGCTTAACCACGCCGATGGCGAACAGGCATCCCAATGCCAGTATCCATATTGGCAGATTAGATGGTACGTTGAATGCCAGCAGCACACCTGTGATGATAGCCGAGCCATCGAGCACGGTGGGCGTTTTTTTCATAATATACTTTACGATGAGATATTCAAATCCCACGCAAAACAGTACCGCCAAAGCGGTAATGATCAGTGCATCGAGCCGGAAGACGTACAAAGCGACCAGGAACGCCGGAACAAGTGCGATAAGCACCCCGTACATGTTTTTTTCAATCGTGTCCCCGCTGTGTATATGAGGTGAAGGGGAAACAACCAGTTTGTTCTCCATATCTAAAGTTACTCTAAGCGTTAGTTTTTCTATTCCTGATGATTGTGTTTACTCTGCCTTTACCCAACCTGATATAATCAAGCAGCGGGCGGTCTGCGGGACAGGTGTAACTGCACGAGCCGCATTCAATGCAATCGGTGATACGGTGTTTCTCCGCTCCGTCCCATACCTCGAACTCTGTCAGGTTCATCAGCAGGGTAGGGTTTAATCCCATGGGGCATACACTCACACATTTGGCACAACGGATACAATCCTTCATCGCCTTCCGCTTGGCCTCCAGTGTAGGAATGACCAATATACCCGAAGTTCCCTTGGTTACCGGCACATCTGTGCTCGCCAGTGCTTTCCCCATCATAGGACCGCCACTGACGATCTTGCCGGTGGTTTCCGGTAATCCGCCGGCTGCATTGATCAGGTTAGCTACCGGGATACCCACACGTGAGAGGATATTGCATGGTTGTTTTATATCTTTTCCGGTGACGGTTACCACCCGTTCAATCAAAGGCTTGTTTTTCTGTACCGCCTCATAGATAGCCAAAACAGTTCCTACGTTTTGTACTACCGCACCCACTGAAATAGGTAGGGCACCGCTTGGAACCTGTCGTCCGATCAGTGCGTCGATCAGTTGCTTTTCACCTCCCTGCGGATACTGTACCTTCAGCGCTTCCACACTGATACCGGGATATGCCTCTGCACATTTCCCGAATTTTTCGATAGCGTCTTTCTTATTGTTTTCAATACCTATGATGGCCTTGTCCACGTTCAATGCTTTCATCACGATAGTGATCCCCACCATGATCTCTTCCGTTTTCTCCATCATCACACGATGGTCGGAGGTGAGCCATGGTTCGCACTCCACTCCGTTGATGATCAGTATTTCGGGTTTCGATCCCGGTGGAGGGGTTAACTTTACGTGAGTGGGAAAGGTTGCGCCACCCATACCGACAATGCCGGCAGCGGCAATCTTGTCGAGGATCTCCCTGGATGAGAGGTTGCACTCTTTTTTCAGGTCCGATGAGCGGTCGATCGATTCTTCCCACTCATCACCTTCTACTTTGATGAATATGGCATCGCGCCTGTACCCGCTTGCATCGATCGCTTTGTCGAGTTTTAACACGGTACCCGATACGGATGAGTGGATATTGGCTGAAACGAACCCTACAATCTTGCCGATAAGAGTCCCCACCTTCACGGTATCGCCTTTTTTTACCACAGGTTGGCAGGGAGCGCCGATGTGCTGGCCCAGCGGAATAATCACCTGATTGGGAATAGCAATGGGTTGTATTGCGTTTCCGGCAGAGACTTTCTGCTCTTTCGGGTGAATACCGCCAATTCTGAAAGTTTTTAACATATATAATATACTTAAATCTTATGCGTCAACTGTAGCTGCTTCTTCTTTGGGTGATTTGTCTTTCCTTGGCGGGAAATTCAACTCCAGGATGGAATTGGTTGGACAAACCGGTACGCACTTGCGGCAGAGCCGGCATTTATCGTCAATGATATAAGCCAGGTTGTTTGTAATGGTGATAGCCTCGAAAGGACAAACCTGTTGGCATTTGCTACACCCGATGCATGCTACTTCGCACGACTTGCGGGCTACACCTCCTTTTTCCTCATTCACGCAGCTGACATAGATCCTTCTTGATTTAGGCCCCTGTTTACGTAGTTCGATGATATCTTTCGGACAGGCTTTTACGCAAGCACCACAGGCGGTACATTTGTCTTCCACCACTTCGGGGAGCATGGTCTCCGGATTGATGTGTATGGCATCGAATGTACATGACTCCTCGCAGTCTCCCAGGCCCAGACAGCCGAAAGAACATCCGGTGTCGCCACCGTAAAGTGCTGCGGCAATAGTACAGTTAGAGACTCCATCGTAGAGGTTGGTGCGTGGACGTTGGTCGCAACTACCGCTACAACGTACCACGGCTATCTTTTTTACAGCCACCGGGGCGGTTTGCCCTAGGATCTGGGCTACTTTGTCCATAGTGGGTTGGCCTCCTACGGGACAGTTGAGGCCGTCCAGGGTTTCGGCTTTTACACAGGCAGATGCGAATGATGCACATCCGGGAAATCCGCAACCTCCACAATTGGCAGCGGGTAGGGCATCCTGAACCTCCTGTATGCGAGGATCTTCTTCTACCTTGAATTTTTGCCCTATCAGGTATAATATGGCGGCACTACCGGCGCCGATTACACCCAAAGTTACTACAGCAGTAAGTAATACACTCATATTTTAAACTAAAAACTAAGAATTAAAAATTAAAAGTGAAAAGTTTAATTAAGATATCCGGTGTCTCACATGAACAATCTAATTTTTCACTATTCACTATTCATTTTCTTTATGTTGAATTGAAACGAATTTGCCATTTTTTTTCTCAGAAAATAAAGGATCAGGTAATAGGGAATAAGAGCGGTCATGGCGCTAATCGCTGCTTCTGTTTCACTAAAGTTCCATAATGATAGGGTGAGGATAAGCGTTAAGATGAGTATAACCAGCGGAAGAACAAATGCCCAGAAAACAGCCTTGTATCCCATTGACTCTTTTCCCTCGATAATGACCCGTTCGTTTTCACGAAACCGGCCGGAAAAGTCGACTACTTCAACCAGCTTCTCTTTCGAGTCGGCGGCCATGCATACACCCTTGGCATGACACGCACTGCAGGCCGATTGTTGCAGGATACGTACGGTCACTTGATTGTCGTTGATTTTCTCAATAATTCCTTCGTGTTCGATCATGAAACAATGGTAAAATGATCCTTATCCCTTACATCCAAATTAGAGGACAAAGTTAAGATTATTTTCGAGATAAGTAAAAGTTTTTTTGAACTTACTCATGACTTATATGTTATTAAACGACCAAAGTATTCGATATTCAATTTTTCATTCTGATACCTCCGTTTTAAATATAGATTTTATTTATGAGGTAGCCGCGATAAGTTTCTCTAAATTAGCCGAACATTTAGAGAAGGGTATTTGTTAAAAAGTTGAATAGCGGTGCAAAATAGCTAATCTTGCTTTTATTGAATTTTAAAAATAATGTATTTAATTACTCTATCTTTATGGTTTTTGACATTGACATGATCCGAAAGGTCTACGAACATCTTCCTGAGAAGATCAAACAGGCAAAAGATATTTTACAACGGCCTTTGACTTTAACTGAAAAAATCCTTTTTTCCCATCTCTGGCCCGGTGTTCCGGTAAAAAATTATCAGCGTGCCGGTGATTATGTGGATTTTGCCCCTGACCGTGTGGCTATGCAGGATGCTACCGCACAGATGGCACTGCTTCAGTTGATGAATTCCGGACGTA
This window of the Proteiniphilum saccharofermentans genome carries:
- the rlmN gene encoding 23S rRNA (adenine(2503)-C(2))-methyltransferase RlmN; this encodes MDQKQYLLGMTLTEITESVTELGLPKFTGKQIADWIYVKRVKRIDEMTNISLKNRQLLSEKFDIGRSEPLDIQTSVDGTRKMLFRTYSGKFIETVTIPEEDRLTICVSSQVGCRMNCDFCMTGKQGFHDNLTATEILNQVYSVPGSEEITNLVFMGMGEPLDNYKNVKKASELLQVEYGLGWSPRRITLSTIGLTSNLKRFLDESKCHLAVSLHNPIPEERLAIMPIEKSAPSASVIDMLREYDWSHQRRLSFEYIMFDGVNDSLLYARELVKLLAGLDCRINLIRFHVIPMSNLKPSTNENMVKFRDFLTAKGFICTIRASRGEDIFAACGMLSTAKLVK
- a CDS encoding alpha/beta hydrolase; the encoded protein is MKRTIFSLFFFSAMTITLMAQHNPVLLFPDGAPGESRKMKQVDDLGGNKVAGCPVLRISNVSEPTLTFYPAPAGNNTGATIIVNPGGGYNILAYNLEGSEICKRFNSFGVNCVLVKYRVPRREGLEKHTAPLQDLQRAIAYTRSHANEWNIDPDRIGVMGFSAGAHLAAMASTAYGERTYPKTDAFDEANLRPDFCILIYPAYLSGENFSITPELKVNAGTPPTILIQTQDDKSYIDSSLFYYYALKQANVPAAMHLYPSGGHGYGLRNTGHTVNEWPHRVLSWLRDIGMTGKVKSGK
- a CDS encoding IS4 family transposase, coding for MQEIEIMNQGKTVFAQIMSLIPRYEFDKCVKRYNGNRHAIEFKCRDQFMVMSFAQFTGQDSLRSIDATLVALSSKLYTSGIKYIQRSTLAHINGTKDWRIYHDFGQILIAQARHLYRKEPSRLDVDGIVYAFDSSTMKLCLQLCPWARLHHDKGGVKMHTLLDLRGSIPTFVYLTEAAVHDSKAMSLVPVEPGNYYLMDNGYVDFKQLFLHFDRQRAFFVTRAKDNMKYEVIEEHPVDKSTGVVSDSTIRLTGLKTSRWYPDTLRMVVYEDYATGNVYRFLTNDFTHSYLTIAELYRERWQVECFFKWIKQHLNIKAFYGTSQNTVYSQIWIAICDYLLLAIARKMFHIDQELYILSSVVGKVLFERKPLGELFIKPKRPMNDSDSNQLNLWGNFFGQ
- a CDS encoding IS5 family transposase, with the translated sequence MIGKLPEKGQRDLFRPMLKDFIDSKHELVLLADKIDWEYFENEFSPLYSEKGAPSVPIRLMVGCLMLKHLYNLGDERIPEFWVRDVYFQYFCGGEFFEHKFPFDPSDFVHFRNRVGKEGIGKIFAYSVHLHGKEVPRQSKFVLSDTTVQENNTTFPTDAKLCKKVIDKCNKIAEESGIKQRQRYTRESKQLVRDTYNGKHPKRAKKAGKAKRRLKTIAGALLRELERKMSDEQKALYRKELSLYKRVINQQKDDKDKIYSLHKPFTRCIPKGKTHKQYEFGNKVGLITTGKRGRKVITAIKAFLDTPYDGDTIDPLLEQMQQNKLKLPQELAYDRGGKGRKQIKGVTIITPDKPKASDTVYQKRCKRNKCRARAAIEPIIGHLKKDFRMEQNYLWGEKGIQINAFMAATAWNLKKMMEKLVREFLDFVLRIFFKQRLQLAT
- a CDS encoding DUF6600 domain-containing protein; its protein translation is MKALRHPLILAVIALAVWSCGTSQNYVYSQGYDEYYYEEGYYDDGYQGGGISFNVFYNELRPHGRWINDRNYGRIWIPNVGRDFHPYATNGYWVMTDYGNTWVSSFSWGWAPFHYGRWYYDDFYGWAWVPGYEWAPAWVTWRSGGGYYGWAPMGPGINIHIHVNAPNNYWTFLPSRYMYNRSMHRYYNRYSPTIYNRTTIINNTYIYNDNRYYSGPSARDYERETGRKATVRRLESNNNRSGRATRVSGNSVSVYRPDANSGRTTNTRSSVSGRSTDRNTTTGSGTVRSSNSNTRVTEGTTSRSGTSTNRSSTVRSSESSTRNSSPNTRSSTVTPERSTRSNSGTTVRSQNPSGSNDRSTTVRSQENSSGRNNSSSVTNTRSNSSNSRNTTVTPQSSTRSNSNTTVRSENSSGNRNATTTRSNSSSTGSNNQSSTVRSSSSSSSRNSSATSTSSTRSSSESNRSGRSSGRR
- the rsxA gene encoding electron transport complex subunit RsxA — protein: MEIIGIIIVAIFVNNVVLAQFLGICPFLGVSKKVDTAIGMGLAVTFVMTIATIVTFLLQKGILEAFGLEYLQTITFILVIAALVQMVEIILKKISPSLYQALGVFLPLITTNCAILGVAILVTQKNYNLLESVIYAIATSIGFALALIIFSGIREQLALTKVPKAMKGIPLALITAGIMAMAFMGFSGIDQVFK